The following proteins are encoded in a genomic region of Cercospora beticola chromosome 8, complete sequence:
- a CDS encoding uncharacterized protein (BUSCO:EOG09263720), protein MPKSARKGSVNGVSKPDPYAGAAARKAKSSATANNIFKMNTDIGQHILKNPGVAQAIVDKADVKQSDIVLEVGPGTGNLTTRILEKAKKVIAVEQDPRMAAELTKRFQGTPAAKKLELILGDVIKMPELPYFDVCISNTPYQISSPLTFKLLATSPSPRSCVLMFQREFAMRLFAKPGDKLYSRLSVNCQMWSKVDHVMKVGRNNFNPPPQVESNVVRISPKNPRPQISYDEWDGLLRICFVRKNKVLRSGFLGTTSVMEMLTSNYRTFCSQNGIELEDGPVDGAEDMDMDGGAEEDEEMDGLMEVDDDEDVPDFFKEEMDRRSKKTAENPNRKKKGKVAELVRSKVKKVLEDNDLADKRARMCDEGDFLRLLYGFNSENIHFA, encoded by the coding sequence aTGCCCAAATCCGCGCGCAAAGGCAGCGTCAATGGCGTCTCGAAACCCGATCCGTATGCTGGCGCGGCCGCGCGCAAGGCAAAGTCCTCCGCAACAGCGAACAACATCTTCAAGATGAACACAGACATCGGTCAACATATTCTGAAGAACCCGGGTGTCGCGCAGGCGATCGTCGACAAGGCCGATGTGAAACAGTCTGATATCGTGCTGGAAGTCGGTCCGGGAACAGGCAATTTGACAACACGAAtcctggagaaggcgaagaaagtGATTGCGGTGGAGCAAGATCCTCGCATGGCTGCAGAATTGACCAAGCGATTTCAAGGGACACCAGCTGCGAAGAAACTCGAACTCATATTGGGAGATGTGATCAAGATGCCGGAGTTGCCGTACTTCGACGTCTGCATATCGAACACGCCCTACCAGATTTCTTCTCCGCTCACATTCAAACTCTTAGCCACGAGTCCGAGTCCGAGGAGTTGCGTGCTCATGTTTCAGCGCGAATTCGCTATGCGTCTGTTCGCGAAACCCGGTGATAAGCTATACAGCAGGCTGTCAGTGAACTGCCAAATGTGGTCGAAAGTAGATCATGTCATGAAGGTAGGGAGGAACAACTTCAATCCACCGCCTCAGGTCGAGTCGAATGTCGTGAGGATATCGCCAAAGAACCCGAGGCCGCAAATCAGCTACGACGAGTGGGATGGCCTGCTGCGCATTTGCTTCGTGAGGAAGAACAAGGTGCTGCGAAGTGGATTTCTGGGAACCACGAGTGTCATGGAAATGCTTACGTCAAACTACCGCACATTCTGCTCACAGAATGGCATCGAGCTGGAAGATGGGCCAGTCGATGGTGCGGAAGATATGGACATGGATGGCGGTgctgaggaagatgaagagatgGATGGGCTCATGGAggtggacgatgacgaagatgtgcCGGACTTCTTCAAAGAAGAGATGGATCGGAGATCAAAGAAGACAGCGGAGAATCCCAACCGCAAAAAGAAGGGCAAAGTTGCTGAGTTGGTTCGCAGCAAGGTGAAAAAGGTGCTGGAAGATAACGACCTTGCGGACAAGCGTGCTCGCATGTGCGACGAGGGCGACTTCCTGCGCTTGCTTTACGGGTTTAACAGCGAGAACATTCACTTTGCCTAG